The following proteins are encoded in a genomic region of Fundidesulfovibrio soli:
- a CDS encoding peptide-binding protein has protein sequence MDFFSQIKPFSPSAGFLGLLPRIHSLVLAFLVALAAPAWAQIEGKGLSGEVPTPGGRIVMATIGEPTNLIPPLATDSSSHAVSSLLYVSPLRYDKNIRIEPYAAESFEVLDGGRHFRFKLRENIRWTDGQPLTAEDVEFTYKLMVDPKTPTAYAGDFLAIKEFRLTGRFTFEVFYEKPFARAVSTWASDILPKHLLAGEDLTNTRFARTPVGAGPYILKQWVENQRVVLEANPDYFEGPPFIKEVVYRSVPDQTTQFLELKAGNLDTIDLTPPQYLFQTGGPKWEAGWRKYRYLASAYTYLGYNLSHPLFRDKAVRQALAHAIDKREIIKGALMGLGEPTIGHFKPDSWAYDHDIKDYPYDQGQALMMLAQLGWKRESPTGPLMKDGRPFAFAIFTNQGNEQRIKASAIIQNQLARIGIQVKVRTIEWATFIKEFVDQRRFEAVLLGWSIPQDPDAFDVWHSSKTTKPGLNFVGYANPEADSLLEEGRNMIDPALRKPVYDRFQEILHEDQPYCFLYTPYALPIISARVHGVEPAPAGISWNFIRWWIPTAQQGVAYSQ, from the coding sequence ATGGATTTTTTCTCGCAAATCAAGCCTTTCTCCCCCTCGGCGGGGTTTTTGGGCCTCCTCCCGCGCATCCACTCGCTTGTGTTGGCCTTTCTGGTCGCCCTGGCGGCCCCGGCATGGGCCCAGATCGAGGGAAAAGGGCTGTCGGGCGAGGTCCCGACACCGGGAGGGCGCATCGTCATGGCCACCATCGGCGAGCCCACCAACCTGATACCGCCCCTGGCCACGGACTCGTCCTCCCATGCGGTCTCTTCACTACTCTACGTTTCGCCGCTTCGCTACGACAAGAACATCCGCATCGAGCCCTACGCTGCCGAATCCTTCGAAGTGCTCGACGGGGGCAGGCACTTCCGCTTCAAGCTGCGCGAGAACATCCGCTGGACCGACGGCCAGCCCCTGACCGCTGAGGACGTGGAGTTCACCTACAAGCTCATGGTGGACCCCAAAACCCCCACGGCCTACGCGGGCGACTTCCTGGCCATCAAGGAGTTCAGGCTCACCGGCCGCTTCACCTTCGAGGTCTTCTACGAGAAGCCCTTCGCCAGGGCCGTCTCCACATGGGCCTCGGACATCCTGCCCAAGCACCTCCTGGCTGGCGAGGACCTCACGAACACCAGGTTCGCCCGCACCCCCGTGGGAGCCGGGCCGTACATCCTCAAGCAGTGGGTCGAGAACCAGCGAGTGGTGCTTGAGGCCAACCCCGACTACTTCGAGGGTCCGCCCTTCATCAAGGAAGTGGTCTACCGCTCCGTGCCTGACCAGACCACCCAGTTCCTGGAACTCAAGGCCGGCAACCTGGACACCATCGACCTGACCCCGCCCCAGTACCTGTTCCAGACGGGCGGGCCCAAGTGGGAGGCCGGCTGGCGCAAGTACCGCTACCTGGCCTCGGCCTACACCTACCTGGGGTACAACCTCTCCCACCCCTTGTTCCGCGACAAGGCGGTACGCCAGGCCCTGGCCCACGCCATCGACAAGCGCGAGATCATCAAAGGCGCGCTCATGGGACTGGGTGAACCAACCATCGGGCATTTCAAGCCCGACTCCTGGGCCTATGACCACGACATCAAGGATTATCCCTACGACCAGGGCCAGGCGCTCATGATGCTGGCCCAGCTGGGCTGGAAGCGCGAGAGCCCCACAGGGCCGCTCATGAAGGACGGCCGCCCCTTCGCCTTCGCCATCTTCACCAACCAGGGCAACGAGCAGCGCATCAAGGCCAGCGCCATCATCCAGAACCAGCTGGCGCGCATCGGCATCCAGGTGAAGGTGCGCACCATCGAGTGGGCCACGTTCATCAAGGAATTCGTTGACCAGCGCCGCTTCGAGGCGGTGCTCCTGGGCTGGTCCATCCCGCAGGACCCGGACGCCTTCGACGTCTGGCACTCCTCAAAGACCACGAAGCCCGGGCTCAATTTCGTGGGCTACGCCAACCCGGAGGCCGACTCCCTGCTGGAGGAGGGCCGAAACATGATCGATCCGGCCCTGCGCAAGCCCGTGTACGATCGCTTTCAGGAGATCCTCCACGAGGACCAGCCCTACTGTTTCCTGTACACTCCCTACGCCCTGCCCATCATCTCCGCGCGGGTGCACGGCGTGGAGCCCGCCCCGGCGGGCATTTCCTGGAACTTCATCCGCTGGTGGATACCCACCGCACAACAAGGCGTGGCATACTCTCAATGA
- a CDS encoding DEAD/DEAH box helicase, which produces MALTSEESKAKRLLQEFVRETIPEYIIDGSHSIVAQDGVQKIDVKKREQYWDVEGQVQGEDFQVYTSELGLNLEDETVTFFCNCPDSFSGVCRHVGATALKYIKSLETSKHQVAAGDSKPKTEWRQSFRSFFATAFEPEPGKHYIIYRFYPELGRLQVAFFRGRQNKSGLSQVHTEITLEQIIQNPDWCETAPSLPLVAEQIGHYLDYRGHRVDIPPGLISWFLWAISKEYYLYWQDTDQPVRIESSTMRLQLRPILDEEEGLHFDIYLARPGKAPFAIQGQEALFYGQLPLWVCWNKGFFPVQTGLPPQFIRDMVENQPTIPNVDVSEFLDRVWTKFPASDLHGQKEFLERMQPSFLPANYSPKLFLDEEGSLLTLQVQNVYETEHGEIFQEGPNPELQTGSYTFEGKSYLMARDQDAEAALITQLQEMNFQPRNNANWFLEPEEAIVFLLDAYPRLVEKYRVFGEKNLTRYKVRLTQPVIVAEVESDEKEKWFDLDLAVQYDDQRVPIDKIWKAWTQGKRYVQLKDGSYTSLPESWLKRIGHKLRALGYDPDKPPQTRFKQFEAPVLDKILEDLPEAHTDSFWNSLREKIHSFEEIAAVNVPKGLNAQLRPYQVQGLSYLNFLRDYGFGGILADEMGLGKTVQTLTFILHMATRGHQAPNLIVVPTSVLPNWDREAEKFVPQLKRLIVYGAKREGMFKKIAESDLVITTYALLRRDLDELLNFEFNSIILDEAQNIKNPNTITARSVRRLNGKMRLCLSGTPIENNLFELWSLFEFLMPGFLGSQNSFQRGIVKPIKDGDEETLDYLRGRVKPFILRRTKSEVAKDLPPKVENVQYCALIEEQAELYSALAKKLRDQVLRDVDEKGMAKSQMSILDALLKLRQICCHPRLLKLDMPGVNTNLPSGKFDTFKDLVTDIVEEGHKVLVFSQFVQMLHIIRSWLQINQTPFAYLDGSSKDRFEQVDRFNNTPEIPIFLISLKAGGTGLNLTSADYVIHYDPWWNPAVENQATDRTHRIGQKRQVFAYKLICSNTVEEKILKLQEMKKGVAEAIIPGQDAWKSLTRNDLEMLFEV; this is translated from the coding sequence ATGGCCCTTACCAGCGAGGAGAGCAAAGCCAAGCGGCTCCTCCAGGAGTTTGTCCGGGAGACGATTCCCGAATATATCATCGACGGTTCGCATTCAATCGTCGCGCAGGACGGCGTCCAAAAAATCGACGTCAAGAAAAGAGAGCAATACTGGGATGTGGAGGGGCAAGTCCAGGGGGAAGATTTCCAGGTCTACACTTCGGAACTTGGCCTCAACCTCGAAGACGAGACTGTCACATTCTTCTGCAATTGTCCCGACTCCTTCTCGGGCGTCTGCCGCCACGTTGGCGCCACTGCCCTCAAATACATAAAGTCGCTCGAAACCAGCAAACACCAGGTCGCCGCTGGGGACTCCAAGCCCAAGACCGAATGGCGCCAGAGCTTCCGCAGCTTCTTCGCCACAGCCTTCGAGCCGGAGCCGGGTAAGCACTATATCATCTATCGCTTCTACCCCGAGCTGGGCCGCCTGCAGGTGGCGTTCTTCCGGGGCCGCCAGAACAAGTCCGGCCTCTCCCAGGTGCACACCGAAATCACCCTGGAACAGATCATCCAGAACCCGGACTGGTGCGAAACCGCTCCCAGCCTGCCCCTGGTGGCGGAGCAGATCGGCCACTACCTCGACTACCGCGGCCACCGCGTGGACATTCCGCCGGGCCTGATCTCCTGGTTCCTGTGGGCCATCAGCAAGGAATACTATCTTTACTGGCAGGACACCGACCAGCCCGTGCGCATCGAGTCTTCCACCATGCGCCTGCAATTGCGCCCCATCCTCGACGAGGAAGAAGGCCTGCACTTCGATATCTACCTGGCCCGGCCTGGCAAGGCGCCCTTCGCCATCCAAGGTCAGGAGGCCCTCTTCTACGGGCAGCTTCCCCTCTGGGTATGCTGGAACAAGGGATTCTTCCCGGTGCAGACCGGCCTGCCCCCCCAGTTCATTCGCGACATGGTGGAGAACCAGCCCACTATCCCCAACGTCGACGTTTCCGAATTTCTCGACCGTGTCTGGACCAAGTTCCCCGCCTCAGACCTGCACGGCCAGAAGGAATTCCTGGAGCGGATGCAGCCCAGCTTCCTGCCCGCCAATTACAGCCCCAAGCTGTTTCTGGACGAGGAAGGCAGCCTGCTCACCCTCCAGGTGCAGAACGTCTACGAGACCGAACACGGCGAGATTTTCCAGGAAGGACCCAACCCCGAGTTGCAGACGGGCTCCTACACTTTCGAGGGCAAGAGCTACCTCATGGCCCGCGACCAGGACGCCGAGGCGGCCCTGATCACGCAGTTGCAGGAGATGAACTTCCAGCCGCGCAACAACGCCAACTGGTTCCTGGAGCCGGAAGAGGCCATCGTCTTCCTCCTGGACGCCTACCCCAGGCTGGTGGAAAAATATCGCGTCTTCGGCGAGAAGAACCTCACCCGCTACAAGGTGCGCCTCACGCAGCCGGTGATCGTGGCCGAGGTGGAGTCCGACGAGAAGGAGAAGTGGTTCGACCTGGATCTGGCCGTCCAGTACGACGACCAGCGCGTGCCCATCGACAAGATCTGGAAGGCCTGGACCCAGGGCAAGCGCTACGTCCAGCTCAAGGACGGCTCCTACACCAGCCTGCCCGAAAGCTGGCTCAAGCGCATCGGGCACAAGCTGAGGGCCCTGGGCTACGATCCGGACAAGCCGCCCCAGACGCGCTTCAAGCAGTTCGAAGCCCCTGTGCTGGACAAGATCCTTGAGGATCTGCCCGAGGCCCACACGGACTCCTTCTGGAATTCCCTGCGCGAGAAGATCCACAGCTTCGAGGAGATCGCGGCCGTCAATGTGCCCAAGGGCCTCAACGCACAGCTGCGCCCCTACCAGGTTCAGGGCCTCTCCTACCTCAACTTCCTGCGCGACTACGGTTTCGGCGGCATCCTGGCGGACGAAATGGGCCTGGGCAAGACCGTGCAGACCCTCACCTTCATCCTGCACATGGCCACCCGCGGTCATCAGGCGCCCAACCTGATCGTGGTGCCCACCTCGGTGCTCCCCAACTGGGACCGCGAGGCCGAGAAGTTCGTGCCGCAGCTCAAGCGGCTCATCGTCTACGGAGCCAAACGCGAGGGCATGTTCAAGAAGATCGCCGAGTCGGACCTGGTGATAACCACCTACGCCCTGCTGCGCCGCGACCTGGACGAGCTGCTCAACTTCGAGTTCAACTCCATCATCCTGGACGAAGCCCAGAACATCAAGAACCCCAACACCATCACCGCCCGCTCCGTGCGCCGGCTCAACGGCAAGATGCGCCTGTGCCTCTCGGGCACGCCCATCGAGAACAACCTCTTCGAGCTCTGGAGCCTCTTCGAGTTCCTGATGCCGGGCTTCCTGGGCAGCCAGAACTCCTTCCAGCGCGGCATCGTCAAACCCATCAAGGACGGCGACGAGGAGACCCTGGATTACCTGCGCGGCCGAGTGAAGCCTTTCATCCTGCGCAGGACCAAGTCCGAGGTGGCCAAGGACCTGCCGCCCAAGGTGGAGAACGTCCAGTACTGCGCCCTCATCGAGGAGCAGGCCGAACTCTACTCCGCCCTGGCCAAGAAGCTGCGCGACCAGGTGCTCAGGGACGTGGACGAGAAGGGCATGGCCAAGTCCCAGATGTCCATCCTGGACGCCCTGCTCAAGCTGCGCCAGATCTGCTGCCACCCCAGGCTCCTCAAGCTGGACATGCCCGGCGTGAACACCAACCTGCCCTCCGGCAAGTTCGACACCTTCAAGGACCTGGTCACCGATATCGTGGAGGAAGGCCACAAGGTCCTGGTGTTCTCGCAGTTCGTGCAGATGCTGCACATCATCCGCAGCTGGCTGCAGATCAACCAGACGCCTTTCGCCTACCTGGACGGCTCCAGCAAGGACCGCTTCGAGCAGGTGGACCGCTTCAACAACACGCCGGAGATCCCCATCTTCCTCATCTCGCTCAAGGCGGGCGGCACCGGCCTGAACCTGACCAGCGCGGACTACGTGATCCACTACGACCCCTGGTGGAACCCCGCCGTGGAGAACCAGGCCACCGACCGTACCCACCGCATCGGCCAGAAGCGGCAGGTGTTCGCCTACAAGCTCATCTGCTCCAACACGGTGGAAGAGAAGATATTGAAGCTCCAGGAGATGAAGAAGGGGGTGGCCGAGGCCATCATCCCCGGTCAGGACGCCTGGAAGAGCCTGACCAGAAACGACCTGGAGATGCTCTTCGAGGTCTAG
- a CDS encoding methyl-accepting chemotaxis protein yields the protein MNLFRDLSIFFKLAMGFLSLVALTLVIVVSSHFVLSGISADSGEVAAVWSPAMAVSADMNKAANDFRRAEFRYILSDSEAERSKAMGRITKARQALEAAEAKLGKLALTKDCTDMLRQFSTKWREFLPVSEKVVQLATSGKKEEASLLMAGDSSKRFNEAMDNLDKLTELTQTHGLQNSSKVVADAEKGELKVLVLSGIVIFLGLGAALLLPRRITRRLRATQELAESVAAGNLDACVEVDSQDELGKLQKSIMDMLCKIKEEMSFAKGVLKGFTVPCSVFSKEDTTLFTNQLMVDLIERGGKPEDYTGQTSGGYIWGDPKRETLSTKALREGRTLSTEMEFTTHKGSKRFARISSAPFSDDQGNTLGTISVWMDLTAIKEQEQLIASQQEQLLKTASDAELVAEAVSSASEELSAQVEQASRGADLQRGRAAETATAMEEMNATVTEVARNAQAAAQRSDAARTKAQEGMGVVKEVITSMEQVRSQALTLKDRMSSLEERALSIGRILNVITDIADQTNLLALNAAIEAARAGEAGRGFAVVADEVRKLAEKTMAATHEVESSISGIQNEAKENMASVDTTAQFIEKVTRLAETSGDSLEEIVHLADSTSLEVHNIATAAEQQSAASGEINTSVADINRISEETAQTMSHSADAVADLANQAGKLQRVIAGMRNGGSPAAIGM from the coding sequence ATGAATCTATTCCGTGACCTGAGCATTTTCTTCAAACTCGCAATGGGCTTTCTCAGCCTCGTGGCTCTTACTCTCGTCATCGTGGTCAGCAGCCACTTCGTGCTCTCGGGAATCAGCGCGGATTCAGGCGAGGTGGCGGCCGTGTGGTCTCCGGCCATGGCGGTGAGCGCCGACATGAACAAAGCCGCCAACGATTTCAGGCGCGCCGAATTCCGCTACATCCTCTCCGACAGCGAGGCCGAACGTTCCAAGGCCATGGGCAGGATCACCAAGGCCCGGCAGGCCCTGGAGGCCGCGGAGGCCAAGCTCGGCAAACTGGCCCTCACGAAGGACTGCACGGACATGCTGCGCCAGTTCTCCACCAAGTGGAGGGAGTTCCTTCCCGTAAGCGAAAAGGTGGTCCAGCTTGCGACCTCCGGCAAGAAGGAGGAGGCATCGCTGCTGATGGCAGGCGATTCCTCCAAGCGCTTCAACGAAGCCATGGACAACCTGGACAAGCTCACGGAGTTGACCCAGACCCACGGGCTGCAGAACAGTTCCAAGGTGGTGGCTGACGCCGAAAAGGGTGAACTCAAGGTGCTCGTCCTCTCCGGCATTGTCATCTTCCTGGGCCTGGGTGCGGCCCTGCTGCTGCCCCGGCGCATCACCAGGAGGTTGCGCGCCACCCAGGAGCTGGCCGAAAGCGTAGCGGCGGGCAACCTCGACGCCTGTGTGGAAGTCGACAGCCAGGACGAGCTCGGCAAGCTGCAGAAATCCATCATGGACATGCTGTGCAAGATCAAGGAGGAGATGTCCTTCGCCAAAGGCGTGCTCAAGGGCTTCACGGTGCCCTGCTCCGTCTTCTCCAAGGAGGACACCACGCTCTTCACCAACCAGCTCATGGTGGACCTGATCGAACGCGGGGGCAAACCGGAGGACTACACCGGGCAGACTTCCGGCGGCTACATCTGGGGCGACCCCAAGCGCGAGACCCTCTCCACCAAGGCCCTGCGCGAAGGGCGCACCCTCTCCACCGAGATGGAGTTCACCACACACAAGGGGTCGAAGCGATTCGCCCGCATCTCCTCCGCTCCTTTCTCCGACGACCAGGGCAACACCCTGGGGACCATCTCCGTCTGGATGGACCTCACCGCCATCAAGGAGCAGGAGCAGCTGATCGCCAGCCAGCAGGAGCAGCTCCTCAAGACGGCCTCCGACGCGGAGCTGGTGGCCGAGGCCGTCTCCTCCGCCAGCGAGGAGCTCTCCGCCCAGGTGGAGCAGGCCTCGCGCGGTGCGGACTTGCAGCGCGGCCGGGCAGCCGAGACGGCTACCGCCATGGAGGAGATGAACGCCACCGTGACCGAGGTGGCCCGCAACGCCCAGGCCGCGGCCCAGCGCTCCGACGCGGCCAGGACAAAGGCCCAGGAGGGCATGGGCGTGGTCAAGGAGGTAATCACCTCCATGGAGCAGGTGCGCTCTCAGGCCCTCACCCTCAAGGACCGCATGTCCTCCCTGGAGGAGCGGGCCCTGAGCATCGGGCGCATCCTGAACGTGATCACCGACATCGCCGACCAGACCAACCTGCTGGCCTTGAACGCCGCCATCGAGGCTGCCCGCGCGGGCGAGGCCGGGCGCGGCTTCGCTGTGGTGGCTGACGAGGTCCGCAAACTGGCCGAGAAGACCATGGCGGCAACCCACGAAGTGGAGTCCTCCATCTCCGGCATTCAGAACGAAGCCAAGGAGAACATGGCCAGCGTGGACACAACCGCCCAGTTCATCGAAAAGGTGACCAGGCTGGCGGAGACCTCCGGAGACTCCCTGGAAGAGATCGTGCATTTGGCGGACTCCACGTCGCTCGAAGTCCACAACATCGCGACGGCAGCGGAGCAGCAGTCCGCCGCCAGCGGCGAGATCAACACGTCCGTGGCGGACATAAACCGCATCTCCGAAGAAACGGCCCAGACCATGTCGCATTCGGCCGATGCGGTGGCCGATCTGGCGAACCAGGCCGGCAAGCTGCAGCGTGTCATCGCGGGCATGCGAAATGGCGGGTCTCCCGCCGCCATCGGCATGTAG
- a CDS encoding methyl-accepting chemotaxis protein, protein MKSINAKIAILVASISLAVFGVIIVFNAASQKSMLRQSIESASEELADLVYMDIAKPMVVGDNAATTGEFTEIREKFPRIAAYMTNFQGNVTYATDSSAVRKDIGTVLTDAELLAEVKRALASPVKTSLMADEGGKRRSARIISIPNAERCHHCHGASQPILGQIVLLNDVSDDWKEADSHIMTTALVGLAGLVLLVGTCIYAIRRLLVSKVTAIAQGCSRVADGDFSVNFSVTGQDELATLGQSLAKMVADLKNKLGFSGGVLKAIPTPCVLVGPDHKVLWLNTLICDLLEKEGTPETYIGQRPGVFFWNDENRFTIADQAIEERREFRGKRERVCPSGKVVHANVVTTPFFDMDGEILGSIMFWEDITELHLQQERIKQQHETLAHAALRADQIAIGLTSSARLLSEQIEEASVGSGMQRERIQETATAVEEMNASILEVARNSGDASGSADSARQKAEEGQAIAKASINSIMGVREQADAIRHSLHALGDQVSSVGSVMNIINDIADQTNLLALNAAIEAARAGEAGRGFAVVADEVRKLAEKTMHATGEVNAAIVGIQDATRLNIDMMEAAGREIETGADMVNKAGEALASIVAVSVSTADMIRSIATAAEQQSSASEEITRSVDDVNRIADENSSIMRQLARATEDVAELARSIESVIREMQG, encoded by the coding sequence ATGAAATCGATTAACGCCAAGATCGCAATTCTCGTGGCCTCCATATCGCTGGCCGTGTTCGGCGTCATCATCGTCTTCAACGCGGCCTCGCAAAAGAGCATGCTGCGGCAATCCATCGAGTCCGCCTCCGAGGAACTGGCTGATCTTGTCTATATGGATATCGCCAAGCCCATGGTCGTGGGCGACAATGCCGCCACCACGGGGGAGTTCACCGAGATACGCGAGAAATTTCCCCGGATCGCGGCCTACATGACCAACTTCCAGGGCAACGTGACCTACGCCACCGACAGCTCCGCCGTCCGCAAGGATATCGGGACCGTGCTCACGGACGCTGAGCTGCTCGCGGAGGTCAAGCGCGCCCTCGCTTCCCCGGTCAAAACCTCGCTCATGGCGGACGAAGGCGGCAAACGCAGGAGCGCCAGGATCATCAGCATCCCCAACGCCGAACGCTGCCACCACTGCCATGGGGCGAGCCAGCCCATACTGGGCCAGATCGTGCTGCTCAACGATGTTTCTGACGATTGGAAGGAGGCCGACTCCCACATCATGACGACTGCCCTGGTGGGCTTGGCCGGCCTGGTGCTGCTGGTAGGCACCTGCATCTATGCCATCAGGAGGCTGCTGGTCTCCAAGGTGACCGCCATCGCGCAAGGCTGCTCGCGGGTGGCCGATGGCGATTTCTCAGTGAATTTTTCGGTCACCGGGCAGGACGAACTGGCTACCCTCGGCCAGAGCCTGGCCAAAATGGTTGCGGACCTCAAAAACAAGCTCGGCTTTTCGGGCGGCGTGCTCAAAGCCATCCCGACCCCGTGCGTGCTGGTGGGCCCGGACCACAAGGTCCTGTGGCTAAACACCCTGATCTGCGACCTGCTCGAAAAGGAAGGCACACCCGAAACCTACATCGGGCAGAGGCCCGGCGTCTTCTTCTGGAACGACGAGAACCGCTTTACCATCGCTGACCAGGCCATCGAGGAGCGCCGGGAATTCCGCGGCAAGCGGGAGCGGGTCTGCCCGTCGGGCAAGGTGGTCCACGCCAACGTGGTGACCACCCCGTTCTTCGATATGGACGGCGAGATCCTCGGCTCCATCATGTTCTGGGAGGACATCACAGAGTTGCACCTGCAGCAGGAGCGCATCAAGCAACAGCACGAAACCCTGGCCCACGCCGCGCTGCGCGCAGACCAGATCGCCATCGGGCTGACGTCGTCCGCGCGGCTGCTCTCGGAACAGATCGAGGAGGCCAGCGTCGGTTCCGGCATGCAGCGCGAGCGCATCCAGGAAACGGCCACGGCCGTGGAGGAGATGAACGCCTCGATCCTGGAGGTGGCGCGCAACTCCGGGGACGCCTCCGGCAGCGCCGACAGCGCGAGGCAGAAAGCCGAGGAAGGCCAGGCCATCGCCAAGGCGTCCATTAATTCGATCATGGGCGTCCGGGAGCAGGCCGACGCCATTCGTCACAGCCTTCATGCCCTGGGCGATCAGGTGAGCAGTGTGGGCAGCGTGATGAACATCATCAACGATATCGCCGACCAGACCAACCTGCTGGCCTTGAACGCCGCCATCGAGGCGGCCCGCGCGGGCGAGGCCGGGCGCGGATTCGCCGTGGTGGCCGACGAGGTGCGCAAGCTGGCGGAAAAGACCATGCACGCCACGGGCGAGGTCAACGCCGCCATCGTGGGCATTCAGGACGCCACCCGCCTGAACATCGACATGATGGAGGCGGCGGGCCGCGAAATCGAAACCGGCGCGGATATGGTCAACAAGGCGGGTGAAGCCCTGGCGAGCATTGTGGCTGTATCCGTGAGCACCGCCGACATGATCCGCTCCATAGCCACAGCGGCGGAGCAGCAGTCATCCGCCTCTGAGGAGATCACCCGCTCGGTGGACGACGTGAACCGCATCGCGGACGAAAACAGCTCCATCATGCGCCAACTGGCCCGGGCCACGGAGGACGTGGCGGAGCTGGCAAGATCCATCGAATCGGTGATCCGCGAGATGCAAGGCTGA
- a CDS encoding cytochrome c family protein, with protein sequence MLLCVCCVSQQPPGLCLLSTDVSACIVVPLQCRSWYRLYLVEVFMNRLVVVLFVSLFFFPSLADAQAVYVGSKACGQCHTTQFESFSKYSKKSHSWNSIAVMIPKLTQEEINGCYECHTTGYKKPGGFVSKDKTPDLSYVGCETCHGPGSAHAANGDPKLIQAKPKLSDCVVCHNPQRVADFKFKPLVASGAH encoded by the coding sequence ATGCTCCTATGCGTTTGCTGTGTATCGCAACAACCACCCGGTTTGTGTCTGCTCTCAACCGATGTGTCTGCATGTATAGTTGTTCCATTGCAGTGTAGAAGTTGGTATAGACTCTACCTTGTCGAGGTGTTTATGAATCGACTGGTTGTTGTTTTGTTCGTGTCTCTTTTCTTTTTCCCTTCCTTGGCCGATGCTCAGGCTGTATATGTTGGCAGTAAGGCCTGCGGGCAGTGTCATACCACACAGTTCGAGAGTTTCTCGAAGTATTCCAAGAAGTCTCATTCCTGGAACTCCATTGCCGTCATGATCCCCAAGCTAACGCAGGAGGAGATCAACGGCTGCTATGAGTGCCACACCACGGGCTACAAGAAGCCTGGCGGCTTCGTGAGCAAGGACAAGACCCCCGACCTGTCGTACGTGGGCTGCGAGACCTGCCACGGCCCCGGCTCCGCGCATGCCGCAAACGGCGACCCCAAGCTGATTCAAGCCAAGCCCAAGCTGTCCGACTGCGTAGTCTGCCATAACCCGCAGCGCGTGGCTGACTTCAAGTTCAAGCCTCTCGTAGCGTCCGGGGCGCATTAG
- the serB gene encoding phosphoserine phosphatase SerB, with product MKDILLVHIFGADKTGILSSFSSLLAEYGVDILDVGQAVIHDDLSLGMLIRIPEDAQSAAVVKDLLYAAHEMGISCKFTPVSAEDYSNWVDSAGKPRWIVSLLGRTISAEQVAAVTSVISLNGLNIQSINRLTGRPTLTETDPQRPACIEFSVRGEPVDVPAMRKAFLAIAARLGVDIALQEDNAFRRNRRLVAFDMDSTLIRVEVIDELAKAWGVGEQVAAITESAMRGELDFKQSLRRRLSLLKGMPASMLESVAAGIPLNDGAEKLVKNLKRFGYKTAIISGGFTYFGELLQSRLGIDYVHANKLEIIDGLLTGNVEGEIVDAQRKASCLREIVAKENISLLQTIAVGDGANDLPMLNLAGLGIAFRAKPVVKEGAGHAITTLGLDAVLYLLGFRDRDMA from the coding sequence ATGAAAGACATCCTCCTGGTACATATATTCGGCGCGGACAAAACAGGCATCCTCTCCAGCTTCTCAAGCCTCCTGGCGGAATACGGGGTGGACATCCTCGACGTGGGCCAGGCCGTCATCCACGACGACCTGTCCCTGGGCATGCTCATCCGCATCCCGGAGGACGCCCAGTCCGCCGCCGTGGTCAAGGATCTGCTCTACGCCGCCCACGAGATGGGCATCAGCTGCAAGTTCACCCCGGTAAGCGCCGAGGATTACAGCAACTGGGTGGACTCGGCGGGCAAGCCGCGCTGGATCGTCTCCCTGCTGGGGCGCACCATCAGCGCGGAGCAGGTGGCGGCCGTGACCAGCGTGATCTCCCTGAACGGTTTGAACATCCAGTCCATCAACCGGCTCACCGGGCGTCCCACCCTTACGGAGACGGACCCCCAGCGCCCGGCCTGCATCGAGTTCTCCGTTCGCGGCGAACCAGTGGATGTGCCCGCCATGCGCAAGGCCTTCCTGGCCATCGCGGCCCGGCTTGGGGTGGACATCGCCCTGCAGGAGGACAACGCCTTCCGCCGCAACAGACGGCTGGTGGCCTTCGATATGGATTCCACGCTCATCCGCGTGGAGGTCATCGACGAGCTGGCCAAGGCCTGGGGAGTGGGCGAGCAGGTGGCGGCCATCACCGAATCGGCCATGCGCGGCGAGCTGGACTTCAAGCAGAGCCTGCGCAGACGGCTCAGCCTGCTCAAGGGCATGCCCGCCTCCATGCTGGAGTCCGTGGCCGCGGGCATCCCCCTCAACGACGGGGCCGAGAAACTGGTGAAGAACCTCAAGCGCTTCGGCTACAAAACCGCGATCATTTCCGGCGGCTTCACCTATTTCGGAGAACTGCTGCAGTCGCGCCTTGGCATCGACTACGTCCACGCCAACAAGCTGGAGATCATCGACGGCCTGCTCACTGGCAACGTGGAGGGCGAGATCGTGGACGCCCAGCGCAAGGCGTCCTGCCTGCGCGAGATCGTCGCCAAGGAGAACATCTCCCTCTTGCAGACCATTGCCGTGGGCGACGGCGCCAACGACCTGCCCATGCTCAACCTGGCGGGCCTGGGTATCGCCTTCAGGGCCAAGCCCGTGGTCAAGGAGGGCGCCGGGCACGCCATCACCACCCTTGGGCTTGACGCTGTGCTGTATCTGCTCGGCTTCCGCGACCGGGACATGGCCTGA